Part of the Chanos chanos chromosome 5, fChaCha1.1, whole genome shotgun sequence genome, ACTGTAATGTGGGGACATTACTGATACTGTGATTTATAACTCTTATTATTTATGATTGCCAGTGTGCTCTCTCATAGTGACAATATACCGCAATGTGGGGACCCCCAATGCAGTGCGGGGACATTACCGATACTAAACAGCACATCTGAAGTTTCCACCCACTTTACACCTGGTCAGTGACTCAATATAGTGACACATTATATGCGTATTTATAACTGTATATAGGTATaggtatatgtatgtgtatgtgtgtgtgtgtgtatatttatgtatatatatacacacacaccagtaattCTGTTTAAAGATGAGGGTAGAGTGGAGTGTCGTATGTCTAAGTGTATAATGGagtattcatatatatatatatatatatatatatatatatatatatatatatatatatatatatatatatatgtatgtatgtatgtatgtatgtatgaataacTTAATATGCACCAGTAAGTCAGTATAAGGATTAAGGTAGGGTGGAGAgttttatatataaaattgtaCATTCACCAGTAAGTCTATGGATGAGGGCAGAGTGGAGTGTTATATGTAtaactgtatatgtgtgtgtgtgtgtgtgtgtgtgtatatatatatatatatatatatatatatatatatatatatatgtgtgtgtgtgtgtgtgtgtgtatttacatacatatacacatacatacatacagtctaAATATAAACTGTATATTCACCAGTAAGTCTGTTTAAGGATAAGAGCCTTCTCCTCCAGCCAGactctcctgctctctgggCTCATGCCTTTCCCAGCGTCGATAACAGAAGGGGGAAACTCTGAGAAAACGCAAAGGGAAGGTGTCCACGTAATGTTCATTATGCTGCCTGAATGTTAACTTGGCTTCCGATGGTTCGGTTATATCAATGTTGTAATAATGTTTCTTGGTTAACCTTGTCCTGGAGGGGTCAGACAGACAGCCTGACTCAAAGCAGCCAACACACTCTGTTCAGCCAATCCAATTCTGAGTTTCCCTGCCAGAGACCTGCCAGTCAAACATCAACAGAATCATAGTGACATCACCAGTAGGGAACAACAAGCTATGTCcagaatataaaaaaacaacaaaaaaaaaactttacaatGCCAGAGAATCAGTGACAAAGACAACCGTTACTCATTTAATGATATCTATcaatatcaaacaaacaatcaaagaaTTAGGTTCTATAAGAAAACCACTCTGCATACATACTGCATCCGTTAAACTCtaacctgtacacacacacacacacaaacccattaGTATAATCTACCCTGTCTTTCTTCAATGGGAAAAACATCAGAGCCATTTCACTTAAACTACAGGCTGCCTCTACATCACTTACATCATTTTGACCTGCAAATCACACTAAGGCTTGATCTGGAATGGGCTTATTGCCTTTTTCTGTCAGCCCTGCTTTCCATCACaccacatatgtgtgtgttgcccCTGGCATTTTCACACACTAGGTACTAGACGgctcacttaaacacacaccctctcacacagcAGCACTTACACTTACACCACTTACACTCTGTCTCCCCTCACTCCACTGAACGTAAAAATATTCCAAACATCTAAAGGCTTTGAAAATGATAGtcaataattaaaacaaaacaataataaaaaaataactatacacacacacatatatatatatatacatatacacacatatatatacacatacacacacacacacacaacacagatttcTCTCATTATTCTTACTATATTGTTATTATATAACTACCATCGCTGTACCAAACAATCTGTGTTAGACAGGTGTGTGTAgaggcagagaggtgtgtgtagaggcagagaggtgtgtgtagaggcagaaaggtgtgtgtagagacagagaggtgtgagTAGAGGTAGAAAGGTGTGTGTAGAGGAAAAGAGGTgtgtggagaggcagagaggtgtgaggagaggcagagaggtgtgaggagaggcagagaggtgtgaggagaggcagagaggtgtgtgtagaggcagaaaggtgtgtgtagagacagagaggtgtgagTAGAGGTAGAAAGGTgtgtggagaggcagagaggtgtgTAGAGGCAGAAAGGTGTGTGTAGAGGCAGAAAGGTGTGAGTAGAGGTAGAAAGGTGTGTGTAGAGGCAGAGAGGTGTGTAGAGGCAGACAGGTGTGAGTAGAGGCAGACAGGTGTGAGTAGAGGCAGACAGGTGTGAGTAgaggcagagaggtgtgtgtagaggcAGACAGGTGTGAGTAGAGGGAGACAGGTGTGAGTAGAGGGAGACAGGTGTGAGTAGAGGCAGACAGGTGTGAGTAGAgggagacaggtgtgtgtagaggaaaagaggtgtgtggagaggcagagaggtgtgaggagaggcagagaggtgtgtgtagaggcagagaggtgtgtggagaggcagagaggtgtgtggagaggcagagaggtgtgagtagaggcagagaggtgtgtgtagaggcAGAGAGGTGTGAGTAGAGGCGGAGAGGTGTGAGTAGAGGCGGAGAGGTGTGAGTAGAGGCGGAGAGGTGTGAGTAGAGGCAGAGAGGTGTGAGGAGAGGCAGAAAGGTgtgtggagaggcagagaggtgtgtggagaggcagagaggtgtgtgtagaggcagagaggtgtgtgtagaggcAGAGAGGTGTGAGTAGAGGCAGAGAGGTGTGAGTAGAGGCGGAGAGGTGTGAGTAGAGGCGGAGAGGTGTGAGTAGAGGCGGAGAGgtgtgagtagagacagagaggtgtgagtagagacagagaggtgtgagCAGAGGcggagaggtgtgtgtagaggcagagaggtgtgagtagagacagagaggtgtgtgtagaggtaGAAAGGTGTGAGTAgaggcagagaggtgtgtgtagaggcagagaggtgtgtgtagaggcAGAGAGGTGTGAGTAGAGGCGGAGAGGTGTGAGCAGAGGCGGAGAGGTGtgagcagagggagacaggtgTGAGTAGaggcagacaggtgtgtgtagaggcagagagggaagagagtcTGACCGGACGATGAATCGTGCCTCTGAGAAACGACAGGCCACAAACAGGCCTTTGATTATATCAATCTTCTTATTCATtgcctgaaaaaagaaaaaaaaaagaaaacaaaaacaaattaagatttcattttcactcaatGAGTGTTAACACATTCTCAGAACCCCTTGGTTTACTGAGACCTGAGAATACACTGAActaaaggggggtggggggtgagaaTGGAAGTTGAAAATGTGGGAGACCAAATGAATGGTGTGAGAACATCTGAGGAATAAGTGAGAGACACACTTACAGAGTTACCACTCATGTTGGCGATCTCTTTAAGTTTGGTAAAGACGCCCCCTGCTGTTAGGTTGGCTGGTGTGAACATCATTCTCTGGTTGCTACGGGAACTCTCAGCAACCAATCCCAGGTCACCTTTCTCCTGAGCTTCTGCCTTGATTTTGTCTAGTTGTCGCCCTAGCAACAAGAAAAGGACAGACCTGAGGTCATCCATACGAGAGCAGATGTGCTTCCATCaacatgtgcatgtgcttgtgtgtgtatacgtatgtttgtgtgtgttcaggtgtatGTGCACACGTGCAAGAAACTgctatgtttgtgtgcagtCAATTACTGtatgagtgttgtgtgtgagagtgtgtgtatgtgtttgtgtttaacatATGTTGGTTTTGTGTGCTCACCGGTTGCCTGGGCAACAGCCTTCATCAGCACTGTCTCTCCCACGCCTAACTCCAGGCCCTGATAGGCGGGGCCAAGCTGGTTCAAACACAGGTATACACAGCACAGCAAGTCatctggacagacacacacacacacacatgcagacagacacagacacagacacagacaaaacacacacacgcacgcacacacacacacacacacacacacacgagaacacatgggcacacacaagaacacatgggcacacacagacacacaagaacacagagaaacacaaatttCAACACCGTACAAACTCAGTTAAGATCAGACTTTTCAGTCATTTCTACTCTGCTGTTAAACCAATGAGTTCACAATGAGTTGACATACATCTAAAACATAAACCCACAAAAACgagtaaacaagcaaacacacgtGACATCAGCTCTCTGACTCAACTCAACTCCTTCAGACACTTTACAAAAGAGACAAATTACAAATCCACCTGTTTATATCCATCACTGCCACTCATACTGACATTAATCTCtactccatccatccatccatccatccgtccatcatcaatcaaaatagaaaaacaaatccATCACTAACATACACATCCATCATTCACTTCATACATCAGCCCcaagatacaaacacacacatacacacacacacacacaggcgtgcacacacagactcacctgGGGACAGGAGCAGTACAGAGCGGAGCAGGTTAGACAGCGTTTCAATGTTTTTTAACCTGACAAAAGATGAACACAGACATTAGCACCCCAGTGTacgtgaatacacacacacacacacaccagactgcACAGACAAACCTCATACCTGCCAGAGTCTTCCTCAATCTTCTCAAAGGTGCGTGCCACTGCCAAGTATggcactctgagagagagagacagagagagagagagacagagagagagagagagacagagagagagagagacagagacagagagagagagagagagagagagagagagagagagagagagagagagacagacagagagagagagagagagagagacagagagagagagacagacagacagagagacagacagacagagagagagagacagacagacagacagagagagagagagagagagagacacagacagagagagagagagagacacagacagagagagagagagagagagagagagagagacagacagagagagagagagagagagagagagagagacagacagacagacagagagagagagagagacagagagacagacagacagagagagagagagagagagagacacagacagagagagagagagagacagagagagagagagagagagagagagagagagacagacagacagacagagagagagagagacagagagagagacagagagagacacagacagagagagagagagagagagagagtgagaataaaTCAGAGCATATGATGGCCCAGAGCATATTTTTAACCCTAAATAATTCAACATGCAGAACGTGTGGGGCTTACTTCTGGCCCCGCCTCCAGCAGGCATGGTCAATGGGGTGGTAATGTGATCTGGAAGGGTCATACTGGCTTTGATTCTGAGACTCCACCCCCTTTTCAGTCCTAAAAGGAAAACATAATTACATTCACATctgctgctaaaaaaaaacaaaccctcttACATGATGACATAAACATGTCGCTAAGGTAACCATGTCTCTGAATTCAAACCCTCAGCATAGGCCGAGCCTTATGTTGGTGTTTTttagtattgttattattattatttatcattattattattataattattattaccatTTAAACTCAAGGAACCAATTAAGGGcaatgcaaaaacaaatatgCCTCTAATTACAGAAACTGCACTGAATATCAATTCAcgtcatcaaaaaacaaacaaaaacaaaaaaagtatttttctaAACACACGCATTccatttttacccttttttgtctttctcgtCAGAGGCGCTGACtgtcttctctccatctttctttttttcttcctcgtGCTTGTCCTCTGTTTTGTCCAGTTTCACGGCCGATTTTCTGGGAGCTACGGgacagaagtgagagagagcaatgaagtttgaatgaaagaaaacaggagagtAATTACAGAAGAAAAGATcagggaaggacagagagggagagagagagagagagagagagagggagagagagagagagagagagagagagagagggagggagagagagagagagggagggagagagagagagagagaaagagagagagagagagagagacagagagagggagagagagagagagagagacagagagagagggagagacagagagagagggagagagagagagagagagagagagagagagagagacagagagagagagggagagagagagagacagagagagagagggagagacagagagagagggaaagctgACCAAAGAAACTGCTGATGGATTGTTTTTTCTTGGCCGAtccttccttcttctcctctggctctctctcctcctccttcaccgTTTTCTTTGGacttgtcttctcctctttctccttttcatccCTCACTCCCTTCGCGTTATTCTTCTTCCTCCCTTCTCCTGCCTGtttatcactctctttttccatctcctcatcctcctcttcctgctgctctttctcttcagtcgtctccttctcttcactcgtcctcttcctcactccGTCAGTCTCTTCTTTCTTCACTTCTTTCTCAACCTGACGCTGCTTCttttcatcctcatcctcatcttcatcttttccttcctcctccatcacctctccctcgttctctaCAGTGACGACAGATGAAAGAGTGAGCGATGAAACACCGAAGAGGGACAAATATTTTAcccttcttacacacacatgctcacacacacacaaacacacacagacacacacactaacacacacacacagacagacaaacacaaccttacacacacccttacactcTTGCACAcgcacccttacacacacacagacacacacacacactcttacacacacacacacacacacacacacacacacacacacacacacacacacacacacacacacacacacacacacacacacaccactgttagAGAAAAACCCCACCTGACTTTGACTCTGCTCCCTCGGTCCGGGGCCTCTTACAGTCCTGttctgccccctccctctccttctcctcctctgggctttctctctccccatcactCCTGTTGTCCAGCTTCCTCTTGGGAAACTGCTTCCTGGCtggcaaacagaaaacagagaagagaagaggagagaaagacaggatgggggaaaaaaaaacaaaacagagagaatacttTTAATTTCAGTTCCAAAGCCTGACATGTATGAATCACATGGATGTTGgtacagagaggaggaggtgatgtGTACATGGATACGTGAATGATACAGACGTATGAACAGATATGAAAAAGAACGAACACTGACCAGTCTTGCGTTTGGGGATACCAGAGGGAGATGTGGAGGTCGGGGTGACTGGAGTCCCGGGAGTTACCGAGGCAACAGGGGTCGTTGTGGTGACAGGTGTAACCGGGGTGACAGGAGTCTTTGGAGACAGCGGAGTGGGAGTGGCCTTAGAAACTTCCTCCTatcagagacagagtaaagatCTTAAGTTGTGCCTCCAGAAAACTAAGTTTCTTTCCCTGATTACTGACAGTTTTGCATAATCAGCTCTGCTGATTTTAACCTCTTTTGTTGGACTCACAGAGTCGAGTCTTAGAACAAATCATGCATGTTTTTATGCTGCTGATTCAAAGGCTGCTTTGACCAATCAAATAACTGTGTCAGGGCTTCAACTGTTCCTGTCTGCATCGTTCACCATGATAGTCCTGTCATCTGCTGTGGAAGTCAGGGAACATCAGGTCACTCACTTTATCCTTAGTGGCCTTCACTGCACGGTCCCCTCCCTCTTTGGCCACCTGCTCTTTTCTGGTTGGTTGGTCATCATCATCGCTCTCTATAATTGGGCGATTGCGTTTGCTTAGTTTCTTCACAGGCGAATCAGACTCCTGCACACCATTCTGCATTTTCAGGGGACTTTTGACTTGTCTGGAGTggggacagagaagaaaaatattttaattttgagaAACTTAAAAACTCCATGTTCCTATTAGGTAACTATGGCAACAAAGACGTTCAGCGCGGAGAACAGCCAATATTTACGGTGTGCACTAAatctttaaaataacattttttaaatttctaagCTCCTTTGAAGGAGATTATAAGCGTGTGCAGTTCAAAggtattttaatgtaaaacgAATGTTGTTACACTCAATCATGCATTAATATCAAAACTGGTTACTCAACCTGTGAATTC contains:
- the lig1 gene encoding DNA ligase 1, which translates into the protein MQRSIASFFMPLKGKEKSDGQAKGKSEQVKSPLKMQNGVQESDSPVKKLSKRNRPIIESDDDDQPTRKEQVAKEGGDRAVKATKDKEEVSKATPTPLSPKTPVTPVTPVTTTTPVASVTPGTPVTPTSTSPSGIPKRKTARKQFPKRKLDNRSDGERESPEEEKEREGAEQDCKRPRTEGAESKSENEGEVMEEEGKDEDEDEDEKKQRQVEKEVKKEETDGVRKRTSEEKETTEEKEQQEEEDEEMEKEKEKTSPKKTVKEEEREPEEKKEGSAKKKQSISSFFAPRKSAVKLDKTEDKHEEEKKKDGEKTVSASDEKDKKGTEKGVESQNQSQYDPSRSHYHPIDHACWRRGQKVPYLAVARTFEKIEEDSGRLKNIETLSNLLRSVLLLSPDDLLCCVYLCLNQLGPAYQGLELGVGETVLMKAVAQATGRQLDKIKAEAQEKGDLGLVAESSRSNQRMMFTPANLTAGGVFTKLKEIANMSGNSAMNKKIDIIKGLFVACRFSEARFIVRSLAGKLRIGLAEQSVLAALSQAVCLTPPGQEFPPSVIDAGKGMSPESRRVWLEEKALILKQTYCEMPNYDVIIPVLLKEGIDELPNHCKLTPGVPLRPMLAHPTKGVGEVMKRFDEAAFTCEYKYDGERAQIHILESGEIRIFSRNQEDNTSKYPDIISRIPQVKKASVRSCVLDSEAVAWDREKKQIQPFQVLTTRKRKDVDASDIKVQVCVYAFDLLYLNGESLVRQPLSKRRALLRESFVEREGEFLFARSLDSDNTDSIAEFLEQSVRDSCEGLMVKSLEKDATYEIAKRSHNWLKLKKDYLEGVGDTVDLCVIGAYLGKGKRAGSYGGFLLACYDEENEEFQSVCKIGTGFKDEDLEQHYNFLKEHILPKPRPYYRVDQSAQPDVWLDAVQVWEVKCADLSLSPVHMAAMGLVDPEKGISLRFPRFLRIRDDKKPEDATTGAQIADLYRKQQQIQNQGQKPDLEDYY